One genomic window of Solanum dulcamara chromosome 10, daSolDulc1.2, whole genome shotgun sequence includes the following:
- the LOC129869745 gene encoding uncharacterized mitochondrial protein AtMg00860-like, with the protein MAPVKLKELKEQLKDLLEKGFIRPISLPWEASLEEDHADHLRVVLAVLRHQKLYAKFSKCEFWLTSVTFLGYIVRANGIQVDTQKIKAVKNWPRPMTPIEICSFLGLTGYYRRFIEKFARILASLTRLTQKGAKFQWTDAYE; encoded by the exons ATGGCACCTGTAAAATTAAAAGAactgaaggagcagttgaaagacttactggaaaaaggcttcatcagaCCCATCAGTTTGCCTTGGGAAGCCTCA TTAGAAGAAGATCATGCAGATCATCTGAGAGTAGTACTTGCGGTACTTCGACACCAGAAACTATATGcgaaattttctaaatgtgaattctggttgacttctGTGACATTCTTGGGATATATTGTTAGGGCTAATGGTATTCAGGTAGATACACAGAAGATCAAGGCCGTAAAAAACTGGCCTAGGCCGATGACACCTATAGAGATATGCAGCTTCCTAGGATTAACAGGATATTACAGGAGATTTATAGAGAAATTTGCTAGAATTTTAGCATCATTGACAAGATTAACTCAGAAGGGAGCCAAATTCCAATGGACCGATGCCTATGAATGA